The following coding sequences lie in one Cinclus cinclus chromosome 15, bCinCin1.1, whole genome shotgun sequence genomic window:
- the TBX22 gene encoding T-box transcription factor TBX22 isoform X2: MALSSRAHAFSVEALVGRSAKRKVPEGRDEEPGPGCRPGRRVPEAEKRPKAGAESRPGGVQVELQGSELWRRFHDIGTEMIITKAGRRMFPSVRVKVKGLEPLQQYYIAIDVVPVDSKRYRYVYHSSQWMVAGNTDHSCITPRLYIHPDSPCSGETWMRQIISFDRVKLTNNEMDDKGHIILQSMHKYKPRVHVIAQDSRFDLAQIQSLPAEGVQTFSFQETEFTTVTAYQNQQITKLKIDRNPFAKGFRDPGRNRGVLDGLLETYPWRPPLALDFKAFGADSQGGSSSSSPVASSGGTPSPLNPLLSPSCSPPTLHLPASNLGMSCPESFLYPLNMPLYYKICPTSFLRQQALLFPSHEKLGATNPHLLPHFMVDMPKLSSLKNAKAEDLNAQYLQAPGSAGQMLNGLHASGNIFPSSPIAREALNCSLHPPYGLYGYNFSVPSRLMNAAGHFKVSDSIPAALRDGRCNHSSWHPTINHCI; this comes from the exons ATGGCGCTCAGCTCCCGGGCTCACGCCTTCTCGGTGGAAGCCCTGGTGGGACGCTCGGCCAAGAGGAAAGTGCCGGAGGGTCGCGATGAGGAGCCCGGGCCCGGCTGCCGGCCGGGTCGCAGAGTCCCCGAGGCGG AGAAGCGGCCCAAGGCCGGTGCCGAGAGCCGGCCGGGCGGGGTGCAGGTGGAGCTGCAGGGCTCCGAGCTCTGGAGGAGGTTCCACGACATCGGCACCGAGATGATCATCACCAAGGCCGGCAG GAGGATGTTCCCATCGGTCCGGGTGaaggtgaagggtctggagccgCTGCAACAATATTACATCGCTATCGACGTCGTGCCCGTGGATTCCAAAAGATACAG GTACGTCTATCACAGCTCGCAGTGGATGGTGGCGGGGAACACGGACCACTCCTGCATCACCCCGCGCCTCTACATCCACCCCGACTCCCCCTGCTCGGGGGAGACCTGGATGAGGCAAATCATCAGCTTCGACCGCGTGAAGCTCACCAACAACGAGATGGACGACAAGGGGCAC ATCATCCTGCAGTCCATGCACAAGTACAAGCCCCGCGTCCACGTTATCGCCCAGGATTCTCGCTTCGATCTAGCGCAGATCCAGTCGCTGCCGGCCGAGGGGGTGCAGACCTTCTCCTTCCAGGAGACCGAGTTCACCACGGTCACGGCCTACCAGAACCAGCAG ATCACGAAGCTGAAGATCGACAGGAACCCCTTCGCCAAAGGTTTTCGGGACCCCGGCAGGAACAG AGGGGTGCTGGATGGGCTCCTGGAGACCTACCCGTGGAGACCCCCCCTCGCCCTGGATTTCAAGGCTTTCGGAGCAGACAGCCAGG gtGGGAGCTCCAGCTCTTCTCCAGTGGCCTCCAGCGGTGGGACCCCCTCTCCTCTGAACCCCCTGCTCTCTCCATCGTGCTCCCCTCCCACGCTTCACTTGCCCGCAAGCAACCTGGGCATGTCGTGCCCCGAGAGCTTCCTGTACCCCCTCAACATGCCCCTCTACTACAAGATCTGCCCTACGAGCTTCTTGAGACAACAGGCGCTCCTCTTTCCGAGCCATGAAAAACTGGGAGCCACCAACCCACACCTTTTACCCCACTTCATGGTGGATATGCCCAAACTGTCTTCCCTGAAAAACGCCAAAGCCGAAGACTTAAACGCTCAGTACCTACAAGCCCCTGGTTCTGCTGGTCAAATGCTGAATGGATTACATGCATCTGGAAACATTTTCCCATCAAGTCCCATTGCTCGGGAAGCACTTAATTGTTCTTTACATCCTCCATATGGCTTGTATGGTTATAACTTCTCTGTGCCATCCAGACTGATGAATGCAGCAGGGCATTTCAAAGTGAGTGACAGCATTCCGGCTGCTTTGAGGGACGGCAGATGCAATCACTCCAGCTGGCACCCCACAATTAACCACTGCATTTAG
- the TBX22 gene encoding T-box transcription factor TBX22 isoform X1 produces the protein MRSPGPAAGRVAESPRRVGTGGSPERRGARAAPCPGSLPSRPPPFVFPAEKRPKAGAESRPGGVQVELQGSELWRRFHDIGTEMIITKAGRRMFPSVRVKVKGLEPLQQYYIAIDVVPVDSKRYRYVYHSSQWMVAGNTDHSCITPRLYIHPDSPCSGETWMRQIISFDRVKLTNNEMDDKGHIILQSMHKYKPRVHVIAQDSRFDLAQIQSLPAEGVQTFSFQETEFTTVTAYQNQQITKLKIDRNPFAKGFRDPGRNRGVLDGLLETYPWRPPLALDFKAFGADSQGGSSSSSPVASSGGTPSPLNPLLSPSCSPPTLHLPASNLGMSCPESFLYPLNMPLYYKICPTSFLRQQALLFPSHEKLGATNPHLLPHFMVDMPKLSSLKNAKAEDLNAQYLQAPGSAGQMLNGLHASGNIFPSSPIAREALNCSLHPPYGLYGYNFSVPSRLMNAAGHFKVSDSIPAALRDGRCNHSSWHPTINHCI, from the exons ATGAGGAGCCCGGGCCCGGCTGCCGGCCGGGTCGCAGAGTCCCCGAGGCGGGTGGGTACCGGAGGGAGCCCGGAGCGGCGGGGAGCCAGGGCCGCCCCCTGCcccggcagcctcccgagccgCCCCCCGCCCTTTGTGTTCCCCGCAGAGAAGCGGCCCAAGGCCGGTGCCGAGAGCCGGCCGGGCGGGGTGCAGGTGGAGCTGCAGGGCTCCGAGCTCTGGAGGAGGTTCCACGACATCGGCACCGAGATGATCATCACCAAGGCCGGCAG GAGGATGTTCCCATCGGTCCGGGTGaaggtgaagggtctggagccgCTGCAACAATATTACATCGCTATCGACGTCGTGCCCGTGGATTCCAAAAGATACAG GTACGTCTATCACAGCTCGCAGTGGATGGTGGCGGGGAACACGGACCACTCCTGCATCACCCCGCGCCTCTACATCCACCCCGACTCCCCCTGCTCGGGGGAGACCTGGATGAGGCAAATCATCAGCTTCGACCGCGTGAAGCTCACCAACAACGAGATGGACGACAAGGGGCAC ATCATCCTGCAGTCCATGCACAAGTACAAGCCCCGCGTCCACGTTATCGCCCAGGATTCTCGCTTCGATCTAGCGCAGATCCAGTCGCTGCCGGCCGAGGGGGTGCAGACCTTCTCCTTCCAGGAGACCGAGTTCACCACGGTCACGGCCTACCAGAACCAGCAG ATCACGAAGCTGAAGATCGACAGGAACCCCTTCGCCAAAGGTTTTCGGGACCCCGGCAGGAACAG AGGGGTGCTGGATGGGCTCCTGGAGACCTACCCGTGGAGACCCCCCCTCGCCCTGGATTTCAAGGCTTTCGGAGCAGACAGCCAGG gtGGGAGCTCCAGCTCTTCTCCAGTGGCCTCCAGCGGTGGGACCCCCTCTCCTCTGAACCCCCTGCTCTCTCCATCGTGCTCCCCTCCCACGCTTCACTTGCCCGCAAGCAACCTGGGCATGTCGTGCCCCGAGAGCTTCCTGTACCCCCTCAACATGCCCCTCTACTACAAGATCTGCCCTACGAGCTTCTTGAGACAACAGGCGCTCCTCTTTCCGAGCCATGAAAAACTGGGAGCCACCAACCCACACCTTTTACCCCACTTCATGGTGGATATGCCCAAACTGTCTTCCCTGAAAAACGCCAAAGCCGAAGACTTAAACGCTCAGTACCTACAAGCCCCTGGTTCTGCTGGTCAAATGCTGAATGGATTACATGCATCTGGAAACATTTTCCCATCAAGTCCCATTGCTCGGGAAGCACTTAATTGTTCTTTACATCCTCCATATGGCTTGTATGGTTATAACTTCTCTGTGCCATCCAGACTGATGAATGCAGCAGGGCATTTCAAAGTGAGTGACAGCATTCCGGCTGCTTTGAGGGACGGCAGATGCAATCACTCCAGCTGGCACCCCACAATTAACCACTGCATTTAG